One Tunturibacter gelidoferens genomic region harbors:
- the rplL gene encoding 50S ribosomal protein L7/L12 produces the protein MADIQQLEDSIVSLSLLEASALVKKLEERLGVSAAAAVAAPAAGGGAAAAAPVEEKTEFTVILKDAGANKINTIKAVREVTALGLKEAKDLVDAAPKPLKENISKDDAAAIAKKFEGVATIEIK, from the coding sequence ATGGCAGACATCCAGCAGTTGGAAGATTCAATCGTTAGCCTCAGCCTCCTCGAGGCTTCGGCTCTGGTCAAGAAGCTCGAAGAGCGTCTCGGCGTTTCGGCAGCAGCAGCAGTTGCAGCCCCGGCAGCAGGCGGTGGCGCAGCGGCAGCGGCTCCGGTCGAAGAGAAGACCGAATTCACCGTCATCCTCAAGGATGCCGGCGCGAATAAGATCAACACCATCAAGGCTGTACGCGAAGTCACCGCTCTTGGGCTGAAGGAAGCCAAGGATCTGGTCGATGCCGCTCCCAAGCCCTTGAAGGAGAACATTTCGAAGGATGACGCAGCTGCCATCGCCAAGAAGTTCGAAGGCGTTGCCACCATCGAAATCAAGTAG
- the rplJ gene encoding 50S ribosomal protein L10, protein MALSRASKTEKVKQLATELEHSTSAIIGTFKGLTAAKDFELRKTVRAAGGNYHVVKNKLAARASEGTKIESALQGLKGVSAVAYTSGDPVALAKALSTWVKDNAEFTFKLGIVDGKVIDVREIGDLATMPGKEELFSKLLFLIQSPAQRLATVINATGRDLAVVINQGVEKGKFAGAAAPAAVEAPKAEAAVVETPAAEAPVAEAPVAEAPAAEGQLIAEAHAVEAPAADATAEQPENSTASQGGEAATTDPVEG, encoded by the coding sequence ATGGCATTGTCCAGAGCATCAAAGACGGAGAAGGTGAAGCAGCTCGCAACCGAGCTCGAGCACTCGACCTCCGCTATCATCGGCACCTTCAAGGGCCTCACCGCCGCGAAGGACTTCGAGCTGCGTAAGACGGTTCGCGCCGCCGGCGGAAACTATCACGTCGTCAAGAACAAGCTGGCTGCACGTGCCAGCGAAGGCACCAAGATCGAGTCGGCGCTGCAGGGCCTCAAGGGCGTGTCGGCTGTCGCTTACACCTCGGGCGATCCCGTTGCCCTGGCCAAGGCCCTTTCGACCTGGGTCAAGGACAACGCCGAGTTCACCTTCAAGCTGGGCATCGTTGACGGCAAGGTGATCGACGTTCGTGAGATCGGCGATCTCGCCACCATGCCGGGCAAGGAAGAGCTCTTCTCGAAGCTTCTCTTCCTCATTCAGTCGCCTGCGCAGCGTCTGGCTACTGTCATCAACGCTACCGGCCGCGATCTCGCAGTTGTCATCAACCAGGGCGTCGAGAAGGGCAAGTTTGCTGGCGCAGCCGCTCCGGCAGCAGTCGAAGCGCCGAAGGCAGAAGCAGCGGTAGTCGAAACGCCTGCCGCTGAAGCACCTGTTGCTGAAGCTCCAGTTGCGGAAGCTCCCGCCGCTGAAGGTCAGCTCATTGCCGAGGCGCACGCTGTTGAAGCTCCCGCCGCCGATGCAACCGCTGAGCAGCCTGAGAACTCCACCGCATCGCAGGGTGGGGAAGCCGCAACCACGGACCCGGTCGAAGGCTAA
- the rplA gene encoding 50S ribosomal protein L1, which produces MARKLSKNLVKARALVEPRPYLLADAVPLLQKAKYAKFDETVDLTMRLGVDPRHADQMVRGTVVLPHGLGKSKIVAVITSGDRIKEAEAAGAEFFGGEELVEKIQKEGWTAFDALIATPDMMRSVGRLGKVLGPKGLMPNPKTGTVTTDVAAAVKEIKAGKIEFRTDKTALVHVPVGKLSFDPQKLVDNAMTVITSVVKAKPSAAKGKYIKGVTLSSSMGPGIQLDYAAAELAGKA; this is translated from the coding sequence ATGGCAAGGAAGCTCTCTAAGAATCTAGTAAAGGCGCGTGCGCTCGTTGAGCCCCGTCCTTATCTGTTGGCGGACGCTGTTCCGCTCCTGCAAAAAGCAAAGTATGCGAAGTTCGACGAGACCGTCGATCTGACCATGCGTCTTGGCGTCGATCCCCGCCACGCGGACCAGATGGTTCGCGGCACTGTGGTGCTCCCGCACGGCCTTGGCAAGTCCAAGATTGTTGCCGTGATCACCTCGGGCGATCGCATCAAGGAAGCAGAGGCCGCTGGCGCTGAGTTCTTCGGCGGCGAGGAGCTGGTCGAGAAGATTCAGAAAGAAGGCTGGACGGCCTTCGACGCTCTGATCGCGACCCCCGACATGATGCGTTCGGTCGGACGTCTCGGTAAGGTGCTCGGCCCCAAGGGTCTGATGCCCAACCCGAAGACGGGTACGGTCACCACTGACGTTGCCGCCGCAGTCAAGGAGATCAAGGCCGGTAAGATCGAGTTCCGGACCGACAAGACTGCGCTGGTTCACGTTCCGGTTGGCAAGCTCTCGTTCGATCCGCAGAAGCTGGTCGATAACGCGATGACCGTCATTACGAGCGTCGTCAAGGCTAAGCCGTCGGCCGCCAAGGGCAAGTACATCAAGGGTGTCACGTTGAGCTCGTCGATGGGCCCCGGAATCCAGCTCGACTACGCCGCTGCCGAACTAGCAGGCAAGGCCTAA
- a CDS encoding SPL family radical SAM protein, whose product MANKLSATLFPILPQQPTGIARLAAEAEHADDGHLIEFKMLKVRSILNKSVSKRQLSLAYSINPYRGCEFGCKYCYARYTHEFMAPKATAETSAEVTSNGIDMRDPLAFERMIFLKQNAAWLLEQELKKIDPADEVALGTATDPYQPIERRARITRSLLEVFARKEGYRLGIVTKSRLIERDIDLLVEVARRNTLVVHVTITTPDAALARLLEPRAPRPDLRFQAVKRLREAGIVAGVFGSPLLPGITDNEEALDGMALRAAAVGASFFAAHPLFLKPCSRPTYLSFVREHFPALQADYAKRFATADFAGREYRERLAKMVDGACRRYGLGKRSSDALLTRNEEGGGKRPMQSAGTAARQQRLFA is encoded by the coding sequence ATGGCGAATAAACTAAGCGCAACTCTCTTCCCAATTCTGCCGCAGCAACCTACCGGCATCGCCCGGCTGGCGGCTGAAGCGGAGCACGCCGACGATGGCCACCTGATCGAATTCAAGATGTTGAAGGTGCGCAGCATCCTGAATAAATCGGTGTCGAAGCGGCAGCTGTCCCTGGCCTACAGCATCAATCCGTACCGGGGATGCGAGTTCGGCTGCAAGTACTGCTATGCACGATATACGCATGAGTTCATGGCTCCGAAGGCTACGGCAGAGACGAGCGCGGAGGTCACGAGCAACGGGATAGATATGAGAGACCCTTTAGCGTTCGAGCGAATGATCTTCCTGAAGCAGAACGCCGCATGGCTGCTGGAACAGGAGTTGAAGAAGATCGACCCTGCCGACGAGGTGGCGCTGGGCACCGCGACCGATCCTTACCAACCGATCGAGCGGCGGGCAAGGATTACGCGCAGTCTTCTGGAAGTGTTTGCGCGAAAGGAGGGCTACCGGCTCGGGATCGTGACCAAGTCGCGGCTGATCGAGCGCGATATTGATCTGCTGGTAGAAGTTGCTCGCCGCAACACCTTGGTGGTGCACGTGACGATCACGACACCCGATGCAGCGCTGGCGCGTCTGCTGGAGCCACGAGCGCCCCGGCCTGATCTACGCTTTCAGGCGGTGAAGCGGTTGCGAGAGGCTGGGATCGTCGCAGGAGTCTTCGGCTCGCCGCTGCTGCCCGGCATTACCGATAACGAAGAGGCGCTTGACGGCATGGCTCTGCGCGCAGCTGCAGTCGGAGCGAGTTTCTTCGCCGCCCATCCACTCTTCCTCAAGCCGTGCTCACGTCCTACTTACCTGAGCTTCGTTCGTGAGCACTTCCCTGCCCTTCAAGCCGACTACGCCAAACGTTTTGCCACGGCTGACTTTGCCGGAAGAGAGTATCGAGAACGCCTTGCAAAGATGGTCGACGGCGCTTGCCGGAGGTACGGCCTGGGGAAGCGTTCGAGCGATGCCCTGCTAACCCGAAACGAAGAGGGCGGGGGCAAAAGACCGATGCAAAGTGCGGGAACAGCGGCGAGACAGCAAAGACTATTTGCATAG
- the rplK gene encoding 50S ribosomal protein L11, with protein sequence MAPKKITGYVKLQIMAGKATPAPPVGPALGQAQVNIMEFCKQFNERTKAPDMAGLTIPVVISVYADRTFSFITKTPPAPVLLLKAAGIEKGSGTPNKEKKGKVTEKQIIAIATQKMPDMNATTVEAAAKTIRGTARSMGIEVVG encoded by the coding sequence ATGGCACCGAAGAAGATCACTGGATACGTCAAGCTTCAGATCATGGCCGGCAAGGCCACCCCTGCACCTCCGGTCGGCCCCGCGCTCGGCCAGGCTCAGGTCAACATCATGGAGTTCTGCAAGCAGTTCAACGAGCGCACCAAAGCGCCTGATATGGCCGGACTCACCATCCCTGTCGTCATCAGCGTCTATGCGGACCGCACCTTCAGCTTCATCACCAAGACCCCTCCGGCTCCGGTGCTCCTGCTCAAGGCCGCCGGCATCGAGAAGGGCTCTGGCACTCCGAACAAGGAGAAGAAGGGCAAGGTGACCGAGAAGCAGATCATCGCCATCGCCACCCAGAAGATGCCGGACATGAACGCGACCACCGTCGAGGCTGCAGCGAAGACCATTCGCGGCACCGCCCGTTCGATGGGCATTGAAGTTGTAGGCTAA
- the nusG gene encoding transcription termination/antitermination protein NusG, translated as MAAEEQNPEEQNPQGEPSEQLAPPVNENFKWYIIHAYSGFERKVRESLESRITAFGLQNRIGRIMIPTEPVTELRNGKKYTIERVFLPGYVLVEMDLDNDLWHVIKNTPRVTGFLGTGDNPVALSEQEVSSILFRTETAGNKPTMKVKYEKGEQVRINEGPFANFTGAVDDINEDKQTLKVMVSIFGRSTPVEIEFSKVDKVVDE; from the coding sequence ATGGCGGCAGAAGAGCAAAATCCGGAAGAGCAGAATCCTCAGGGAGAACCCTCTGAGCAGCTCGCTCCACCGGTCAATGAGAACTTCAAGTGGTACATCATTCACGCCTACTCGGGCTTTGAGCGCAAGGTGCGCGAGTCGCTCGAGAGCCGTATCACCGCCTTCGGTCTGCAGAACCGCATCGGCCGCATCATGATCCCGACCGAGCCGGTTACCGAGCTGCGCAACGGCAAGAAGTACACCATCGAGCGCGTCTTCCTGCCTGGCTACGTTCTGGTCGAGATGGATCTCGACAACGACCTGTGGCATGTGATCAAGAACACGCCGCGCGTCACCGGCTTTCTGGGCACCGGCGACAACCCGGTCGCGCTCTCCGAGCAGGAAGTAAGCTCCATCCTCTTCCGCACCGAGACCGCAGGCAACAAGCCGACCATGAAGGTCAAGTACGAAAAGGGCGAGCAGGTCCGCATCAACGAAGGCCCCTTCGCCAACTTCACCGGTGCGGTCGACGATATCAACGAGGACAAGCAGACCCTCAAGGTCATGGTCAGCATCTTTGGCCGCTCGACCCCGGTCGAGATCGAGTTCTCCAAGGTCGACAAGGTCGTCGACGAGTAG
- the secE gene encoding preprotein translocase subunit SecE gives MAKTIAVTEQPSTGLQQLKAQPARLGEFLKDVRSEMRKVISPSRAEVQSTTIVVLVTVFIFAAYFWLVDNIIGRAIEALLHRLTQH, from the coding sequence ATGGCCAAGACAATAGCGGTAACCGAACAGCCCAGCACCGGATTGCAGCAGCTCAAGGCGCAGCCAGCACGTCTCGGCGAGTTCCTCAAGGACGTTCGCAGCGAGATGCGCAAGGTAATCTCACCTTCGCGCGCCGAGGTTCAGTCGACTACGATCGTCGTGCTTGTGACTGTCTTCATCTTCGCCGCTTACTTCTGGCTGGTGGATAACATCATCGGCCGGGCGATCGAAGCGTTGTTACACCGGTTGACCCAGCACTAA
- the rpmG gene encoding 50S ribosomal protein L33, with amino-acid sequence MREIITLQCPDCKNRNYSTTKNKKTTTGRLEFSKFCNTCRKHTDHKETK; translated from the coding sequence ATGCGCGAGATCATTACTCTTCAGTGCCCGGATTGCAAGAACCGGAACTACTCCACCACGAAGAACAAAAAGACGACCACTGGCCGTCTCGAGTTCTCGAAGTTCTGCAACACCTGCCGGAAGCATACGGACCACAAAGAAACGAAGTAA
- the tuf gene encoding elongation factor Tu: MGKEKFDRSKPHVNIGTIGHIDHGKTTLTAAITKVLSKHNPNNKFRSFDTIDNAPEERERGITIATSHVEYETPNRHYAHVDCPGHADYIKNMITGAAQMDGAILVVAATDGPMPQTKEHVLLARQVGVPFIVVFLNKCDAVEDEELIELVEMEVRELLSKYDYPGDDTPIIRGSALGALNGEAQWEAKIDELMAAVDKYIPQPERAVDQPFLMPIEDIFSISGRGTVVTGRIERGKVKVGEACEIVGFRETRQTVCTGVEMFKKQLDEGLAGDNAGLLLRGIAKEDVERGMVLAKPGSIKPHTDFKGEVYVLSKEEGGRHTPFFNGYRPQFYFRTTDVTGSAKLPAGTEMCMPGDNIQLEITLHTPVAMEKGLRFAIREGGRTVGAGTISEIIK, from the coding sequence ATGGGCAAGGAAAAGTTTGACCGGTCAAAGCCGCACGTAAACATCGGGACGATCGGGCACATCGATCATGGCAAGACGACGCTGACGGCGGCGATTACGAAGGTGTTGTCCAAGCACAACCCGAACAACAAATTTCGTTCGTTCGACACGATTGATAATGCTCCTGAGGAGCGCGAGCGTGGTATCACGATTGCGACCTCGCACGTCGAGTACGAGACCCCGAACCGGCACTATGCGCACGTCGACTGCCCGGGTCACGCGGACTACATCAAGAACATGATCACGGGAGCGGCGCAGATGGACGGCGCGATCCTGGTGGTGGCTGCGACCGACGGCCCGATGCCCCAGACCAAGGAGCACGTGCTGCTGGCGCGTCAGGTTGGCGTTCCCTTCATCGTTGTCTTCCTGAACAAGTGCGATGCGGTTGAGGACGAAGAGCTGATCGAGCTGGTGGAGATGGAAGTTCGCGAGCTGTTGTCGAAGTATGACTACCCTGGCGACGACACTCCGATCATTCGCGGTTCTGCCTTGGGCGCGCTCAACGGCGAAGCCCAGTGGGAGGCCAAGATCGACGAGCTGATGGCGGCGGTGGACAAGTACATTCCGCAGCCTGAGCGTGCGGTCGACCAGCCGTTCCTGATGCCGATCGAAGACATCTTCTCGATCTCGGGCCGTGGCACCGTGGTGACGGGCCGTATCGAGCGCGGCAAGGTGAAGGTTGGCGAGGCCTGCGAGATCGTCGGCTTCCGCGAGACCCGCCAGACGGTCTGCACCGGCGTCGAGATGTTCAAGAAGCAGCTGGACGAGGGTCTGGCTGGTGATAATGCGGGTCTTCTGCTGCGCGGTATTGCGAAGGAAGATGTGGAGCGCGGGATGGTTTTGGCCAAGCCCGGTTCGATCAAGCCCCACACCGACTTCAAGGGCGAGGTCTACGTGTTGTCGAAGGAAGAGGGCGGACGTCACACTCCGTTCTTCAACGGCTACCGTCCCCAGTTCTACTTCCGCACGACCGACGTGACGGGTTCGGCGAAGCTGCCTGCGGGCACCGAGATGTGCATGCCCGGCGACAACATCCAGCTGGAGATCACGCTGCATACGCCAGTCGCGATGGAGAAGGGTCTGCGCTTCGCCATCCGCGAAGGCGGACGCACCGTCGGAGCCGGCACCATCAGCGAGATCATCAAGTAA
- a CDS encoding histidine phosphatase family protein: protein MTTETTDVAAHPPTRILLIRHGQSVANAGGIPPDHITNPLTELGHAQAKAFADGFSCEPTLFLISPYLRAQQTSVPLRQRYPGVPIEEWPIQEFHYLNPAQHNGTSEEQQMPHILGFWERDDPSYSDGPGAESFSDFVSRARNVIKRLAQLKSEGCIAVFTHGFFMQAIRILLLFPNATDQQLMSNFRRFHFVNFIENLDAVELEVVNNQLRMIGQQHLTAFTLQGETSHA, encoded by the coding sequence ATGACGACCGAGACGACTGACGTTGCTGCGCACCCGCCCACACGAATCCTGCTGATCCGCCACGGCCAGAGCGTCGCGAATGCAGGCGGCATCCCGCCCGACCACATCACCAATCCCCTGACGGAGCTGGGCCACGCCCAGGCAAAGGCCTTCGCCGACGGCTTCTCCTGCGAACCGACGCTGTTTCTCATCTCGCCTTATCTCCGTGCTCAGCAGACCTCGGTCCCGCTGCGACAACGCTATCCCGGGGTGCCGATTGAAGAATGGCCGATCCAGGAGTTCCACTATCTAAACCCTGCACAACACAACGGAACGAGCGAAGAGCAGCAGATGCCGCACATTCTAGGGTTCTGGGAGCGGGACGACCCGTCCTACTCCGACGGACCCGGCGCTGAATCATTCAGCGATTTTGTTAGCCGCGCCCGCAACGTAATCAAACGACTTGCCCAATTGAAATCAGAGGGATGCATCGCCGTCTTTACCCACGGCTTCTTCATGCAGGCCATTCGCATTCTCCTGCTCTTCCCCAATGCGACCGATCAGCAGCTGATGTCAAACTTTCGGCGCTTTCATTTCGTCAACTTTATAGAAAACCTCGATGCAGTCGAACTCGAGGTGGTCAACAATCAACTTCGAATGATCGGGCAGCAGCATCTAACCGCTTTCACGCTCCAAGGAGAAACGTCCCATGCATAG
- a CDS encoding PQQ-dependent sugar dehydrogenase encodes MHSSTLSVLRVLALASMVSILPSSAFAQSGAVITGQAAFADYTQEHPGIRRKITLADLPEPKPDESVDNGPSVVPRPEGAWPVAPAGFKVEMYAQGFTEPRLIRTAPNGDLFLADSKAGQVKVLRGVGADGKATTTEVFATGLDHPFGIAFYPLGEHPKWVYVANTTSVVRFAYKDGDMKASAAPEVIVPVLPGYAQLRGGGHWTRDVAFSQDGKRMFISVGSASNADDPDTHPNEFHRADVLEFSPEGKFVKIFASGIRNCVGEAINPTTGQLWCSTNERDRLGDNLVPDYITSVKEDGFYGWPWYYMGGHQDPRLVGTHPELKNKVITPDVLLQSHFASLEMTFYTGKQFPSSYGGDGFAAEHGSWNRAHRSGYEVIRIPMHDGQATGEYEDFLTGFVTSDGKVWGRPVGVTVAKDGSLFVTDDGSKTVWHVSYTGK; translated from the coding sequence ATGCATAGCTCTACTCTCTCCGTTCTTCGAGTCCTGGCTCTTGCCTCCATGGTGTCGATACTGCCGTCCTCTGCGTTCGCGCAATCTGGCGCAGTCATCACCGGGCAGGCAGCCTTCGCCGACTACACGCAGGAGCACCCCGGGATCCGCCGCAAGATCACACTTGCCGACCTGCCCGAACCGAAGCCCGACGAGTCCGTCGACAATGGCCCGAGCGTCGTTCCGCGGCCCGAGGGCGCATGGCCTGTCGCACCAGCAGGCTTCAAGGTAGAGATGTACGCGCAGGGCTTCACCGAGCCGCGCCTGATCCGCACCGCACCGAACGGCGATCTCTTTCTCGCCGACAGCAAAGCTGGTCAGGTGAAGGTGCTGCGCGGCGTCGGAGCCGACGGCAAAGCAACCACCACCGAGGTCTTCGCAACCGGACTCGACCACCCGTTCGGCATCGCCTTCTATCCGCTGGGAGAGCACCCGAAGTGGGTCTACGTCGCCAACACCACCAGCGTCGTCCGCTTTGCCTACAAAGACGGCGACATGAAGGCGAGCGCTGCGCCTGAGGTCATTGTGCCAGTACTTCCAGGCTACGCGCAGCTCCGCGGCGGCGGCCACTGGACCCGCGACGTAGCCTTCTCGCAGGACGGCAAGCGGATGTTCATCTCCGTCGGTTCGGCCTCTAACGCTGACGATCCGGACACGCACCCCAACGAGTTCCACCGCGCCGATGTCCTTGAGTTTTCTCCTGAAGGCAAGTTCGTGAAGATCTTCGCGAGCGGCATTCGCAACTGCGTCGGCGAGGCCATCAACCCGACGACCGGCCAGCTCTGGTGCTCCACCAACGAGCGTGACCGGCTCGGCGACAACCTCGTCCCCGACTACATCACCAGCGTGAAGGAGGACGGCTTCTACGGCTGGCCCTGGTACTACATGGGCGGCCATCAGGACCCGCGTCTGGTGGGCACGCACCCGGAGCTGAAGAACAAGGTCATCACACCGGACGTCCTCCTGCAGTCACACTTTGCGTCTCTCGAGATGACCTTCTACACCGGCAAGCAGTTCCCCTCCTCCTACGGTGGCGACGGCTTCGCAGCCGAACACGGCTCCTGGAACCGCGCGCACCGCTCCGGCTACGAGGTCATCCGCATCCCTATGCACGACGGCCAGGCGACCGGCGAGTACGAGGACTTCCTGACCGGATTCGTCACCTCTGACGGCAAGGTCTGGGGCCGTCCTGTCGGCGTCACCGTGGCGAAGGACGGTTCACTCTTCGTAACTGATGACGGCTCGAAGACGGTCTGGCACGTCAGCTACACCGGGAAATAG
- a CDS encoding HD-GYP domain-containing protein codes for MAQTSAAFRRNTQGFDGSISLSEIISALSYALDLTEGAVHGHALRSCLLGMRIAEEVNLPSDQTSSLYFALLLKDIGGSRSASRVSQIIGGVDRAASAALNLEDWSKPHKPSLSTLKLLWSQVLPDAGRVVRAARSLKNGVTRHHNTFDRIGIRYDRGASILNELGMGPIAAEAVRSVDERWDGSGYPDSLKGEQIPLLARICAIAQHLDLTSAIAGMQSAIDTLEERSGTWFDPQLVRIARSLHRRRELWNNCSPADAEQDTRQAVLDLDSGKRHQLESSQIDRICEAFADVVDAKSHFTFRHSQGVADAAFGIAQAMGLAPDRAQLVRRAALLHDIGKLGVANAILDKKSQLSPEEWKAVYEHPRITRRILERIAPFHEMAVIAGEHHEKLDGSGYPDHLKGSDLSVESRIVAVADVYAALSEDRPYRAGIELDETLSIMSKLIPVQLDAECFEALVSVVSSKRDDATLPLPQVVGSPLGYSFKNRGFKSAAFESAL; via the coding sequence ATGGCGCAGACCTCGGCTGCTTTTCGACGTAACACGCAGGGCTTTGACGGATCCATCTCCCTGTCGGAGATTATTTCGGCGCTCTCCTACGCGCTCGACCTGACCGAGGGCGCGGTCCATGGGCATGCGCTCCGCAGTTGTCTGCTGGGTATGCGCATCGCCGAAGAGGTTAACCTTCCGTCCGACCAGACCAGCAGCCTCTACTTTGCACTCTTGTTGAAAGATATCGGCGGCAGCCGCAGCGCCAGCCGCGTAAGCCAGATTATTGGCGGAGTGGATCGAGCGGCGAGCGCAGCGCTGAATCTTGAAGACTGGAGCAAACCGCACAAGCCGAGTCTCTCGACCCTGAAGCTTCTCTGGAGCCAGGTTCTTCCCGACGCCGGTCGCGTCGTAAGGGCAGCCAGATCCCTCAAGAACGGCGTCACTCGTCACCACAATACTTTCGATAGAATCGGAATTCGTTACGACCGGGGAGCAAGCATTCTCAACGAACTCGGCATGGGACCTATCGCTGCCGAGGCCGTCCGCAGTGTGGACGAACGATGGGACGGCAGCGGCTACCCGGACAGCCTGAAGGGAGAGCAGATTCCCCTGTTGGCCCGCATCTGCGCGATTGCCCAGCACCTGGATCTTACCTCTGCGATAGCCGGGATGCAGAGTGCGATCGACACCCTCGAAGAACGCAGCGGAACCTGGTTCGATCCACAACTTGTCCGCATCGCACGATCCCTGCATCGCCGCAGGGAACTCTGGAACAACTGCTCCCCTGCGGATGCAGAGCAGGACACGCGGCAGGCTGTTCTCGACCTCGACTCCGGCAAGCGGCACCAGTTGGAGTCAAGCCAGATCGACCGGATCTGCGAGGCTTTCGCAGACGTGGTTGACGCCAAGTCTCACTTTACCTTTCGCCACTCGCAAGGGGTTGCGGACGCCGCCTTCGGCATCGCGCAGGCAATGGGACTCGCACCAGACCGCGCACAGCTGGTTCGCAGGGCTGCATTGCTGCATGACATCGGCAAACTGGGTGTAGCCAATGCCATCCTCGACAAGAAGAGCCAGTTGAGCCCGGAGGAGTGGAAGGCAGTCTACGAACATCCACGCATCACGCGGCGCATCCTGGAGCGAATTGCGCCCTTCCACGAGATGGCCGTGATCGCAGGGGAGCACCATGAAAAGCTTGATGGTTCGGGCTACCCGGATCATCTGAAGGGTTCCGATCTCTCGGTTGAGTCTCGCATCGTTGCGGTTGCGGATGTGTACGCGGCGCTCTCGGAAGATCGTCCTTATCGTGCTGGTATAGAGCTCGATGAGACTCTGTCGATCATGTCGAAGCTGATTCCTGTACAACTCGACGCAGAGTGCTTCGAGGCGTTGGTGTCGGTGGTTTCGAGCAAGCGCGATGACGCCACGCTGCCGTTGCCGCAAGTGGTTGGTTCGCCGCTTGGCTACTCGTTCAAAAACAGGGGCTTCAAGAGTGCCGCCTTTGAGAGTGCTCTCTGA
- a CDS encoding M23 family metallopeptidase has product MKKRHYIMLVSRDEEGNLSKVPVPLHYAYLFVAAAIIGMFTITGLAGSYSRMLIKTSRFNQLRQDHNSLQKDYAHLEKAAHEKDIQAASLGSLASEVSVLYGLTASKLASPVGKVSDGHHGKSSGVAEAIATTPAASGSDSSDTSEQAYYKSIDAFYSLRSSAMSGTATRAISSLNGPGYISTDLLGAGSLEVASYVPTLWPIMGPITSSFGQREDPVLGNGEGEFHTGIDISAPNGIPIRATGDGIVKQAEMSNGYGREVVIDHGHGVETVYGHMSGFACIAGQTVVRGQVIGYVGHSGRTTGSHLHYEVRIRNTPVNPHKYLRTTLADLGTESATGLKGQ; this is encoded by the coding sequence CTGAAAAAACGCCATTACATCATGCTCGTCAGCCGCGACGAAGAAGGCAACCTTAGCAAGGTACCTGTTCCTCTGCACTACGCTTATCTGTTTGTGGCTGCCGCGATTATCGGCATGTTCACCATCACTGGGTTGGCTGGGTCCTACTCCCGGATGCTGATCAAGACCTCCCGGTTCAATCAGCTGCGGCAGGACCACAACTCGCTCCAGAAGGACTACGCGCACCTCGAGAAGGCGGCGCATGAAAAGGACATTCAGGCGGCTTCACTGGGCTCTCTCGCGAGCGAGGTCTCCGTACTGTACGGTCTGACGGCTAGCAAACTCGCATCTCCCGTGGGTAAAGTCAGCGACGGGCATCATGGCAAGTCGTCGGGAGTGGCTGAAGCGATCGCTACGACGCCGGCGGCCAGCGGCTCGGATTCTTCTGACACCTCGGAGCAGGCCTACTACAAGTCCATCGATGCGTTCTACTCGCTTCGCAGCTCTGCAATGAGCGGCACGGCAACCCGGGCGATCTCGAGTCTCAACGGCCCCGGCTATATCTCCACCGATCTGCTGGGAGCCGGCAGCCTGGAGGTTGCGTCGTATGTCCCGACACTCTGGCCGATCATGGGGCCGATCACGAGCAGCTTTGGCCAGCGCGAAGACCCGGTGTTGGGCAACGGCGAAGGCGAGTTCCACACCGGCATCGATATCAGCGCTCCGAACGGAATTCCCATCCGGGCGACCGGGGACGGCATCGTGAAGCAGGCCGAGATGTCTAATGGGTATGGACGAGAGGTCGTGATCGACCATGGGCACGGGGTTGAGACTGTCTATGGTCACATGTCCGGCTTCGCCTGCATCGCGGGGCAGACGGTGGTTCGCGGCCAGGTCATCGGCTACGTCGGCCATAGCGGACGCACCACGGGCTCACACCTGCACTACGAGGTTCGCATCAGGAATACGCCGGTCAATCCGCATAAATATCTGCGGACGACGCTGGCGGATCTGGGCACGGAGTCAGCGACGGGGCTGAAGGGGCAATAG